A genome region from Neptunomonas japonica JAMM 1380 includes the following:
- a CDS encoding YecA family protein, producing the protein MQSTLNSAPLSDDELDRLENFIFSDVVSEDSLDLIGIHGFLCALNISPVPAAEEEWMDVLFDGVPKWTSAEQEKEITSTLNRWKSSIYSDLSNDSELGMPCELTLETKNEESELEIWAQAFMEGVFLNEDEWFSEGTSKEETVAELMLPIMVVSNLFDEKEFKEIRKNSAVAEQMANEIPDILVDLFLLFHAPEK; encoded by the coding sequence ATGCAAAGTACATTAAATAGTGCTCCTTTATCCGATGATGAACTCGATCGTCTAGAAAATTTCATCTTTTCAGATGTTGTATCAGAAGATTCTCTTGATCTTATCGGCATTCATGGTTTCCTATGCGCGCTCAATATTAGTCCTGTTCCTGCCGCTGAAGAGGAATGGATGGACGTTTTGTTTGACGGAGTACCTAAATGGACTTCTGCAGAACAAGAAAAAGAGATCACTAGTACACTGAACCGCTGGAAAAGCTCAATTTACAGCGACCTGAGCAACGACAGTGAACTCGGTATGCCTTGCGAACTTACACTAGAAACAAAAAATGAAGAATCTGAGCTTGAGATTTGGGCACAGGCCTTCATGGAAGGTGTCTTTCTTAACGAAGATGAGTGGTTCTCAGAAGGCACATCTAAAGAAGAAACTGTTGCTGAGTTGATGCTGCCTATCATGGTTGTTTCAAATCTATTTGATGAAAAAGAATTCAAAGAGATCCGCAAAAATAGCGCTGTAGCAGAGCAAATGGCTAACGAAATACCTGATATTTTAGTTGATCTATTTTTACTATTTCACGCGCCTGAAAAGTAG
- the alr gene encoding alanine racemase, translating into MGRATRAIIDLSAICQNYRLAKSLTAGADAVAVIKADAYGHGAVRVALSMEPEVPAFGVACIEEAIEIRDAGVQKPILLLEGFFTADELATIAEKNFWTAIHRVEQIAMLEEAQLVTPVNVWLKLDSGMHRLGLDAPDYRQAYERLQACKNVSDIVLMSHLACADELDKPHTVQQAALFDQTVEGISAPHSIANSPATLAWPDLHRDWIRPGLMLYGASPFEEPQLNADKLLAAMTLESEVIAVHDLKAGEAVGYAASYVCEENTRVGTVAIGYGDGYSRHAGTGTPVIVNGQRTKIIGRVSMDMCAIDLTGLENVDVGSKVELWGAQLSVNEVARHCGTIPYTLFTGITRRVPRHYI; encoded by the coding sequence ATGGGGCGGGCAACACGGGCGATTATTGATTTATCGGCTATCTGTCAGAATTATCGTTTGGCAAAATCATTAACGGCGGGTGCTGATGCTGTCGCTGTGATTAAGGCTGATGCATACGGTCATGGTGCTGTACGTGTTGCTTTATCTATGGAGCCTGAAGTGCCTGCGTTTGGGGTGGCTTGTATAGAAGAAGCCATTGAAATACGTGACGCAGGTGTGCAGAAACCTATCTTACTGTTAGAAGGTTTCTTTACGGCTGATGAGTTGGCTACTATTGCAGAGAAAAATTTCTGGACAGCGATTCATCGTGTAGAGCAGATCGCAATGCTAGAAGAGGCTCAGCTGGTTACACCTGTTAACGTTTGGCTGAAGCTAGATTCGGGTATGCATCGTTTAGGCTTGGATGCTCCGGACTACAGGCAAGCATATGAGCGCTTGCAGGCATGTAAGAATGTTTCTGATATCGTCTTAATGAGCCATTTGGCATGTGCGGATGAGTTGGATAAGCCTCATACCGTGCAACAGGCAGCGCTATTTGATCAAACTGTAGAGGGCATATCAGCACCTCATAGTATAGCTAATTCTCCTGCAACTCTGGCGTGGCCGGATTTGCATCGCGACTGGATTCGCCCTGGTTTAATGCTCTATGGAGCATCTCCATTTGAAGAGCCCCAACTTAATGCAGACAAGCTGTTGGCGGCAATGACACTTGAGAGTGAAGTGATTGCGGTACATGACTTAAAAGCAGGAGAAGCGGTTGGCTATGCAGCTTCTTATGTGTGTGAAGAAAATACACGCGTAGGAACGGTGGCTATTGGTTATGGTGACGGCTATTCGCGCCATGCAGGCACTGGAACGCCTGTTATTGTGAACGGTCAGCGAACCAAAATTATTGGTCGTGTATCAATGGATATGTGCGCAATAGACCTAACAGGCCTAGAAAATGTGGATGTTGGATCAAAAGTAGAGTTATGGGGAGCGCAGTTAAGCGTTAATGAAGTAGCGCGCCACTGTGGCACTATTCCTTATACTTTGTTTACCGGTATTACTAGAAGGGTCCCAAGGCACTACATTTAA
- a CDS encoding RidA family protein, giving the protein MNRSIISTDKAPAAIGTYSQAVKAGNTVYISGQIPLDPETMEMVTESFEAQAVRVFENMKAIAEASGGSFSDVVKLTILLSDLKYFAQVNEVMARYFSEPYPARAAFAVKALPKDADIEVESIMVIPE; this is encoded by the coding sequence ATGAATCGCAGCATTATTTCTACAGACAAGGCGCCAGCAGCTATCGGAACGTATTCTCAGGCTGTTAAAGCGGGTAATACAGTTTATATCTCTGGTCAGATTCCACTTGATCCTGAAACTATGGAAATGGTGACGGAGTCTTTTGAAGCACAGGCTGTTCGTGTATTTGAAAATATGAAGGCCATTGCAGAAGCTTCAGGTGGTTCTTTTTCAGATGTGGTTAAACTCACTATTTTACTTTCTGACCTTAAGTATTTTGCTCAGGTTAACGAAGTTATGGCCCGTTATTTCTCTGAACCATACCCAGCACGAGCAGCCTTTGCCGTAAAAGCATTGCCTAAAGATGCTGATATCGAAGTTGAATCCATCATGGTTATCCCAGAGTAA
- a CDS encoding D-amino acid dehydrogenase, with product MKILVLGSGVIGVTNAYYLAKAGHEVIVIDRQPAAALETSYANAGQISPGYSSPWSAPGVPLKAVKWMMQDLAPLRIQPALDPVLFKWMTKMLGNCTEAAYRVNKSRMLRIAEYSRDSMNELNNDVAIDYDQRFGGTLQVFRTEKQVASSKADIAILDECGVKYEVLNREACIEKEPALAHVKEKIIGGLRLPGDGTGDCYKFTQGLVAECEKLGVTFRYNTEVKGLVKEAGEIQGVQLENEVLTADRYVMALGSYSPIILAKVGIKIPVYPVKGYSLTLPIIDESRAPVSTIMDETYKIAVTRFDNRIRVGGTAELTGYDLSLKEKRRNNVDFVVSDLFSGGGDLSKAEFWTGLRPMTPDGTPVLGATKYSNLYLNTGHGTLGWTMAVGSARFVTDTIIGRKTDIDPSGLGIERYV from the coding sequence ATGAAAATATTAGTGTTGGGTAGCGGTGTTATCGGTGTTACAAATGCGTATTATTTAGCGAAGGCTGGCCATGAAGTGATCGTAATTGATCGTCAGCCTGCTGCTGCGTTGGAGACTAGTTATGCAAATGCTGGCCAGATCTCTCCGGGTTACTCCTCTCCTTGGTCTGCTCCTGGTGTACCGCTTAAAGCGGTTAAATGGATGATGCAAGATCTTGCTCCGCTACGTATACAGCCAGCATTAGACCCTGTGTTATTCAAATGGATGACCAAAATGCTCGGTAACTGCACAGAAGCTGCGTATCGAGTGAACAAGTCTCGTATGCTGCGTATTGCTGAGTATAGCCGCGATAGTATGAATGAGTTGAACAATGATGTCGCTATTGATTACGACCAGCGTTTTGGCGGGACATTACAGGTGTTCCGTACAGAGAAGCAGGTTGCTTCTTCTAAGGCGGATATAGCTATTTTAGATGAGTGCGGTGTTAAATACGAAGTGCTAAACCGTGAAGCATGTATTGAAAAAGAGCCTGCTTTAGCGCATGTCAAAGAGAAAATCATTGGTGGTTTACGTTTGCCAGGTGATGGTACTGGTGATTGCTATAAGTTTACTCAAGGTTTAGTTGCTGAGTGTGAAAAACTAGGTGTGACTTTTAGATATAACACTGAAGTGAAAGGGCTTGTTAAAGAGGCTGGCGAGATTCAGGGTGTACAGCTAGAAAATGAAGTACTTACAGCTGACCGTTATGTCATGGCATTGGGTAGCTATAGTCCAATTATATTGGCAAAAGTGGGCATTAAAATACCGGTATACCCTGTAAAAGGTTACTCATTAACGCTGCCTATTATTGATGAAAGTCGCGCACCAGTTTCTACCATTATGGATGAAACGTACAAAATTGCAGTGACTCGTTTTGATAATCGCATTCGTGTAGGCGGTACTGCAGAATTAACAGGTTATGACCTGAGCTTGAAAGAAAAGCGCAGAAATAATGTCGATTTTGTTGTGAGTGATCTGTTCTCGGGTGGTGGCGACTTGTCTAAGGCTGAATTTTGGACAGGTCTGCGTCCAATGACACCCGATGGTACGCCTGTGTTAGGAGCTACTAAGTATTCAAATCTTTATCTCAATACTGGACACGGTACCCTTGGCTGGACGATGGCTGTTGGTTCTGCTCGTTTTGTGACTGATACAATCATTGGTCGTAAGACGGATATTGATCCATCAGGGCTTGGTATAGAAAGATATGTTTAA
- a CDS encoding Lrp/AsnC ligand binding domain-containing protein: MKKLDRIDKNILTKLQKDGRISYTDLADKVGLSTTPCIERVKRLEKDGFIQGYHARLNPEALGYSMLVFVEISLSYQSPDAFERFNLAVNQLPYIMECHLVSGDSDFLLKARIKDMSEYRALLGDMLLTLPGVKNSKSYIVMEEVKESFSIPVPV; this comes from the coding sequence ATGAAGAAATTAGACAGAATCGATAAAAACATCTTAACAAAGCTGCAAAAAGATGGCCGCATATCGTACACCGACCTTGCAGACAAAGTAGGGCTATCGACTACACCTTGCATTGAGCGGGTTAAACGTCTAGAAAAAGACGGCTTTATACAAGGTTATCATGCCAGGTTAAATCCTGAAGCCCTAGGGTACAGCATGTTAGTTTTTGTCGAAATTTCTTTGTCTTACCAATCACCGGATGCTTTCGAGCGCTTTAACTTAGCCGTTAATCAGTTGCCCTACATTATGGAATGCCATCTAGTATCTGGGGATTCAGATTTCCTACTAAAAGCACGTATAAAAGACATGTCAGAATATCGTGCATTATTAGGGGATATGTTACTTACACTACCGGGAGTGAAAAACTCAAAAAGCTATATCGTCATGGAAGAAGTAAAAGAATCATTTAGCATTCCTGTACCCGTTTAA
- a CDS encoding methyl-accepting chemotaxis protein, protein MKNLSFKYKLLLLIALPVLISTVMLLQQVFNSYSISQQSGELALYTQLTTVNSALVHEIQKERGATAGFLGSSGEQFSDVLMQQRSTTQKLLKNWQDFVGTNDINNASLQALMRDIKQKLNNLESVRTRVTALDIPLSEALKYYTGLNTKLLSAGSITANLSQDVNLTRASLAYYNFLQAKERAGIERAVLSNSFAGDTFAAGMYEKYITLVTEQDTYSRIFNTLASEKHTALFRELSNSGAVKEVERLRSIASDKAMAGGFNIDSKHWFGEATKRINLLKKLEDTLAEDVIYDANSAQDQAYSALVFYIVLLFASLLVVAFIAFSIIRGLNRQVASLSSVMSKVRHEHDLRLRVEVFSQDELGHVAEGLNDTLANFSKAIHQLSGSCDTLVVIADETSDVVGHSVQKLQEQRERTTQVAAAVEEMSAAVQEVAGNTANTAEQANTASQMANDGHVVVQTSVASVNQLADDVSSLSQLVNKLHASSTNISNVVEVIHHVSDQTGLLALNAAIEAARAGEQGRGFAVVADEVRTLAQRTQKSTAEIAAIIQELQSEVEQAFTLVEANHAKMLETVDSTHNVESSLDTIVSAVAGIMDMSGQIATASEEQSAVIQDVSHNLAVIDGNSDEVATAAGQISNSAQSLAKMAHELKELVHGFKV, encoded by the coding sequence ATGAAGAATTTGAGTTTTAAATATAAGTTGTTGCTGTTGATAGCTCTTCCGGTACTTATTAGTACAGTGATGCTACTGCAACAGGTATTTAATAGTTACTCTATAAGTCAGCAAAGCGGTGAGTTAGCGCTTTATACGCAACTGACAACAGTTAATAGTGCGCTGGTGCATGAGATACAAAAAGAAAGGGGAGCAACCGCGGGTTTTCTTGGCTCATCGGGAGAGCAGTTTTCAGATGTGTTGATGCAGCAAAGATCGACAACGCAGAAGCTTTTAAAGAACTGGCAAGACTTTGTTGGTACCAACGATATTAATAATGCATCACTGCAAGCGTTAATGAGGGATATTAAGCAAAAGCTCAATAACCTTGAATCTGTAAGAACGCGAGTGACTGCTTTGGATATCCCACTTTCTGAAGCGCTAAAGTATTACACAGGGTTAAATACAAAACTGCTATCGGCAGGCTCTATTACCGCTAACTTAAGTCAAGATGTAAACCTTACACGCGCATCGCTAGCCTATTACAACTTTTTGCAGGCAAAAGAGCGTGCAGGAATTGAGCGCGCTGTTTTAAGTAATTCATTTGCGGGCGATACCTTTGCAGCAGGAATGTACGAAAAATACATTACGCTAGTGACGGAGCAAGATACCTATAGTCGTATCTTTAATACTTTGGCATCAGAGAAGCATACCGCTTTATTTCGTGAGCTTTCAAACTCCGGTGCTGTAAAGGAAGTAGAAAGATTAAGATCTATTGCTTCAGATAAGGCTATGGCAGGAGGGTTTAATATTGATTCTAAGCATTGGTTTGGCGAAGCGACAAAGCGTATAAACCTACTCAAAAAATTAGAAGATACCTTGGCTGAAGATGTTATTTATGATGCTAATTCTGCGCAAGATCAGGCGTATTCCGCGCTTGTTTTTTACATTGTGTTGTTATTTGCATCTCTCTTAGTCGTTGCATTTATTGCCTTTAGTATTATTCGCGGTTTAAACCGTCAAGTGGCGTCGTTATCTTCTGTGATGAGTAAAGTGCGCCATGAACACGACTTACGCTTACGGGTTGAAGTGTTCAGTCAGGATGAACTAGGCCATGTTGCTGAAGGCTTAAATGATACGCTTGCCAACTTCTCAAAGGCAATACATCAACTATCGGGTAGTTGCGATACATTAGTGGTTATTGCAGACGAAACATCTGATGTTGTAGGGCATAGCGTACAGAAATTACAGGAGCAGAGAGAGCGCACCACACAAGTGGCGGCGGCGGTTGAAGAGATGTCTGCAGCAGTTCAAGAAGTTGCTGGTAATACCGCTAATACGGCAGAGCAAGCGAATACTGCAAGCCAGATGGCTAATGACGGGCATGTCGTGGTTCAGACGTCTGTTGCTTCGGTTAATCAGTTGGCAGATGATGTTAGTTCATTAAGTCAGTTGGTTAATAAGCTACATGCCAGTAGTACTAATATTTCTAATGTAGTTGAAGTGATTCATCATGTATCGGATCAAACAGGTTTGCTTGCTCTAAACGCGGCAATTGAAGCAGCACGTGCAGGAGAGCAAGGGCGAGGCTTTGCGGTTGTTGCCGATGAAGTGAGGACGTTGGCTCAAAGAACGCAAAAATCGACAGCAGAAATTGCAGCCATTATTCAAGAACTGCAAAGTGAAGTAGAGCAGGCATTTACCTTGGTTGAAGCAAATCACGCCAAAATGTTAGAAACTGTTGATAGCACACATAATGTTGAAAGCTCTTTGGATACCATTGTGAGTGCGGTTGCTGGCATTATGGATATGTCGGGACAAATAGCGACTGCTTCTGAGGAGCAGTCGGCTGTTATTCAGGATGTTAGCCACAACTTAGCAGTGATTGATGGTAATTCTGATGAGGTAGCAACGGCTGCGGGTCAGATATCCAACTCTGCACAAAGCCTTGCAAAAATGGCACATGAGTTAAAAGAGCTAGTGCATGGCTTTAAAGTATAA
- the folX gene encoding dihydroneopterin triphosphate 2'-epimerase yields MNISDAIIRITNLRLRTYIGFNQDEMEKQQDVIINIKIHYPAEKAYQTDNVEEALNYKVITKQVIHHVEEGRFLLLEKLVADVLDICTQHVWVKYASVTVDKPHALRFADSVSLTLEKYCD; encoded by the coding sequence ATGAATATAAGTGATGCAATCATTCGAATTACCAATTTAAGGCTACGCACTTATATAGGTTTCAACCAAGATGAAATGGAGAAGCAGCAGGACGTCATCATCAATATCAAGATTCATTATCCGGCAGAAAAAGCCTATCAAACTGACAATGTAGAAGAAGCGCTCAACTACAAAGTAATCACTAAGCAAGTGATTCACCACGTTGAAGAGGGGCGTTTCTTATTGTTAGAAAAATTGGTCGCTGATGTTCTCGATATCTGTACGCAACACGTCTGGGTTAAATACGCCTCTGTCACGGTGGATAAGCCCCACGCACTGCGCTTTGCCGATTCTGTTTCACTAACATTAGAAAAATACTGCGACTAA
- the folM gene encoding dihydromonapterin reductase: protein MSAPIIITGIGKRIGYALAKYLLNSGYLVIGTYRTEYESIEELRQLGAELHCCDFYDNAQVTAFIHSIKTNHPRLRAVIHNASDWLPDSNSLSPATTLERMMQIHVNTPYQINLALMDKLQAYAEDSSLKESSDIIHFTDYVVDKGSKKHIAYAASKAALANMTLSFSALLAPKVKVNAIAPAMIIFNTDDNAEYRIKTLKKSLMEIEPGVQEIIEAVNYLLHSRYVTGRTLHVDGGRHLK from the coding sequence ATGAGCGCCCCCATTATCATTACAGGTATCGGTAAACGGATTGGTTATGCATTAGCAAAATACCTACTCAACTCAGGATACCTTGTAATAGGCACCTACCGAACAGAATACGAGTCCATCGAAGAGCTGCGTCAACTCGGTGCAGAGCTACATTGCTGTGACTTTTATGATAATGCGCAGGTCACAGCATTCATCCACTCCATAAAAACTAATCACCCACGATTACGTGCGGTTATTCATAACGCATCCGACTGGCTACCTGACAGCAATTCTTTATCGCCTGCAACAACACTCGAAAGAATGATGCAAATTCACGTCAATACGCCTTACCAAATCAACTTAGCATTGATGGATAAGTTACAAGCCTACGCTGAGGACTCTTCTCTTAAAGAGTCTAGCGACATTATTCATTTTACCGATTATGTCGTTGATAAAGGTAGTAAAAAGCACATCGCTTATGCCGCAAGTAAAGCGGCCTTAGCAAATATGACTTTATCCTTTTCAGCACTATTAGCGCCTAAAGTAAAAGTTAACGCCATTGCACCGGCTATGATTATATTCAACACTGATGATAATGCCGAGTATCGAATAAAAACACTGAAAAAATCGCTAATGGAAATTGAACCCGGCGTACAAGAGATTATTGAAGCCGTTAACTACCTGCTACATAGCCGCTACGTAACAGGCAGAACACTGCATGTTGATGGCGGGCGCCATCTTAAATAG
- a CDS encoding MBL fold metallo-hydrolase codes for MKTLHKNNFYCWSVFDEDRNIDFHSYLWVRPQGNIVFDPLPQTEHDKQHLLSLGEISHILISNSDHVRDAQALAAKTGALICGPEAEKDSFPIECAQWMSAGSTLLDGLDIYSVSGSKTEGELAFVVEGDTLITGDLVRAHSGGALCILPDGKLQDKSQAVSSVKQLATISGITAVLPGDGWPIFRGGDVALAELVASLS; via the coding sequence ATGAAAACACTTCATAAAAATAACTTCTATTGCTGGAGTGTCTTTGATGAAGATCGAAATATCGATTTTCACAGTTATCTATGGGTTCGGCCGCAGGGAAATATCGTTTTTGATCCTCTACCTCAAACAGAACATGATAAGCAGCATTTGCTGTCGTTGGGTGAGATAAGTCATATCCTCATCTCTAACTCTGACCATGTTAGGGATGCGCAAGCTTTAGCTGCGAAAACGGGAGCCCTGATATGTGGACCAGAAGCGGAGAAAGATAGCTTTCCTATTGAATGTGCTCAATGGATGAGTGCCGGAAGCACGCTGTTGGATGGCTTGGATATTTATAGTGTTTCAGGCTCAAAAACAGAGGGTGAGTTGGCGTTTGTCGTTGAAGGCGATACCTTGATTACGGGTGATTTGGTGAGAGCTCATTCAGGGGGGGCGTTGTGTATTCTTCCGGACGGAAAATTACAGGATAAGAGCCAAGCTGTTTCTTCGGTAAAACAGTTGGCAACTATCAGCGGGATAACGGCGGTGTTACCGGGAGATGGCTGGCCGATTTTCAGAGGCGGTGATGTGGCTTTGGCTGAGCTTGTAGCTTCTTTATCTTAA
- a CDS encoding YebC/PmpR family DNA-binding transcriptional regulator: MGRAYQNRKESMAKTSDNKAKIYSKYGREIYVCAKAGGTDPDGNLTLRGLIERAKKDQVPSHVIDKAIDKAKGGGGEDFSSARYEGFGPGNCMVIVDCLTDNPNRTFGDVRNCFTKTKSKIGTSGSVSHMFDHSAILVFKGDDEEAALEALMMADVDVSDIECEDGIISVFAPHTDYFKAKNALADAFGEIDFDVAEIQFVPQNTAPIAEDDIPMFEKFLEMLNDLDDVQNIFHSAEL, from the coding sequence ATGGGCAGAGCCTACCAAAACCGCAAAGAATCCATGGCTAAGACGTCAGATAATAAAGCCAAGATTTATAGTAAATATGGTCGTGAAATTTATGTATGTGCTAAAGCCGGTGGTACTGATCCGGACGGTAACCTAACACTACGTGGATTAATTGAACGCGCTAAAAAAGACCAAGTCCCAAGCCATGTAATTGACAAGGCTATCGACAAAGCAAAAGGCGGTGGTGGTGAAGACTTCTCCTCTGCTCGCTACGAAGGCTTTGGACCAGGTAACTGCATGGTTATTGTTGACTGCCTTACTGATAACCCAAACCGCACCTTTGGCGATGTGCGCAACTGCTTCACTAAAACCAAGAGCAAAATCGGCACATCGGGTAGTGTCAGCCACATGTTTGACCACAGTGCTATCTTGGTATTTAAAGGTGATGATGAAGAAGCAGCGCTAGAAGCACTCATGATGGCCGATGTTGATGTCTCTGACATCGAGTGCGAAGACGGAATTATTTCTGTATTTGCACCCCATACGGACTACTTCAAAGCCAAAAACGCACTGGCTGATGCCTTTGGTGAAATTGACTTTGACGTTGCTGAGATTCAGTTTGTACCTCAAAATACAGCGCCTATCGCTGAAGATGATATCCCCATGTTTGAGAAGTTCTTAGAGATGTTGAATGACTTAGACGATGTTCAGAATATTTTCCACAGCGCAGAACTGTAA
- a CDS encoding L,D-transpeptidase family protein, with protein MSQHKLVVIILSLSLMSWPFMATAKSFTHLSDALSFYTDLENSDQWKKIPKGPSIRVNDTHPSIPLLRQKLQLLGDLEPALDTPEHPELFDQVLAQALTNFQSRHGAEADGILGPHTRRLLNTSPAFRIKQLQINASRQQSFGTPAAQHYIRVNIPEFKLRLYDQEQVTLEMKTVVGRKKRQTPVFDTTIRTLVINPSWNVPKSIAFKDILPKWEQDDNFLDSHNLQIRSGWGPNSNVIPAENVVPSSMYQGANYLRFFEPPSKQNTLGQFKFLSQSRYAIYLHDTPAKHLFNRTRRDYSSGCVRLERAQDLASALLSLANRPEKTRLKQLAKTDKTRNINFAEPVPLYVVYWTAWLDKEGTLHFRDDIYKRDLNDLAKLKSEENQLSAIDQHIEQQN; from the coding sequence ATGTCGCAACACAAGCTTGTCGTAATTATATTATCGTTATCACTTATGAGCTGGCCCTTCATGGCCACAGCTAAGTCTTTTACTCACTTATCTGATGCATTGAGCTTTTATACAGACTTAGAAAACTCAGACCAGTGGAAGAAAATACCCAAAGGGCCTTCTATACGTGTGAATGACACCCATCCAAGTATCCCTTTACTACGCCAAAAACTGCAATTACTCGGCGATTTAGAGCCCGCTCTCGATACACCAGAGCACCCGGAACTATTTGACCAAGTGCTTGCTCAAGCTCTAACTAACTTCCAATCTCGACACGGCGCCGAAGCTGATGGCATTTTAGGCCCCCATACTCGGCGCTTGCTGAACACCTCGCCCGCTTTTCGCATCAAGCAACTGCAAATCAATGCCTCTCGCCAACAAAGCTTTGGTACGCCCGCGGCGCAACATTATATTCGGGTGAATATTCCAGAATTCAAACTGAGACTATATGACCAAGAACAAGTAACCCTAGAAATGAAAACGGTTGTGGGCCGCAAAAAAAGACAAACACCCGTATTTGATACCACCATAAGAACATTAGTCATCAACCCCTCTTGGAATGTCCCTAAAAGTATCGCCTTTAAAGATATATTGCCAAAATGGGAGCAAGACGATAATTTTTTGGACAGCCACAATCTACAAATTCGCTCCGGCTGGGGGCCTAATAGCAACGTTATTCCAGCAGAAAATGTTGTACCGTCGAGCATGTACCAAGGTGCTAATTATCTACGTTTTTTTGAACCACCCAGTAAACAAAACACACTAGGGCAGTTCAAGTTTCTATCACAAAGCCGCTATGCAATTTACCTTCATGACACCCCTGCCAAACACTTATTTAATCGAACACGACGCGATTACAGTTCTGGCTGCGTGCGCTTGGAGAGAGCACAGGATCTTGCTAGTGCACTTTTGTCACTTGCAAACCGTCCTGAAAAAACACGATTAAAGCAACTCGCTAAAACAGATAAGACACGTAATATAAACTTCGCTGAGCCTGTTCCTCTTTATGTTGTTTATTGGACAGCATGGTTGGATAAAGAAGGAACTCTGCACTTTAGAGATGACATCTATAAGCGTGATTTAAATGATCTTGCCAAGTTAAAAAGTGAAGAAAATCAATTAAGTGCCATCGACCAGCACATCGAACAACAAAACTAA
- a CDS encoding YcbK family protein, protein MPNKHQRSHHQSRRSFLRQMGGLGAGLAISSTALGNIQTPLFDKTLRFQNLHTGEALKTTFYTGGDYVTESLDNINYLLRDHRNNQIGNMDPQLLTLLHDLKNMLGTADPFHVISGYRSAETNAMLSQRSNKVAKKSLHMQGKAIDIRLPGVDTKHLHQAALALQGGGVGLYTRSDFVHLDVGRVRQWGK, encoded by the coding sequence ATGCCAAATAAACACCAGCGCTCACATCATCAGTCTCGCCGATCCTTTTTACGCCAAATGGGCGGTCTTGGTGCCGGCCTAGCCATTTCTTCAACGGCACTGGGAAACATCCAAACACCACTATTTGATAAAACATTGAGGTTCCAGAACCTCCATACTGGTGAAGCACTCAAAACCACCTTCTACACAGGTGGTGACTATGTAACCGAGAGCCTAGACAATATTAATTACCTATTACGCGACCATCGTAATAACCAAATAGGCAACATGGATCCACAGCTGTTAACCCTATTACATGACTTAAAAAATATGCTGGGTACAGCAGATCCTTTTCACGTTATTTCTGGTTATCGCTCGGCCGAAACTAACGCGATGCTCAGCCAGCGCAGCAATAAAGTAGCCAAAAAGAGCTTACATATGCAGGGCAAAGCAATTGATATTCGCCTACCAGGCGTTGACACAAAACACCTACACCAAGCAGCTTTAGCACTACAAGGAGGCGGAGTTGGCCTTTATACTCGTAGCGATTTTGTCCACCTTGATGTAGGCCGCGTACGACAGTGGGGAAAATAA